The stretch of DNA TACACGCCGTGCGATTAATGCAATGAACATACCACAATAGTTGCAATGAGAGTATAGTTGAAATCAACGTAATGTTTGATACATGAACAAAATCCATTCGGCAAAAAATTTATATGCAATGTTGGATTTATATAACTTTTTTGTGTATTACTGCGCATAACTGAAATTTATTGTGGAAGCCCACTAAAAAACGTTTGGCGGCCATGATTGGGTCAGTTTGCTGACCACTGATCTAGAACATATTTCCAGCTACTGTACTGGTTTCATTAGTagtaaaataattcaatttttgataaaactcACATCTTCAACAGGTTGCCATACAGTGTTATAATAAGCTTGCAGAACCAAAGATTCAGTCCAGATACTGCTCTGTTGTAACTGCTTCTTTGCAATTTCATAGCTACAGATGCTGGTAGTTCTTGCAATTGCCCGTACCAACTTCAGTATTTCAATACTTGAATCTCTCAGACAATTTTCTTCTTGACAAAGCCATTCAGACCATTCTTTTTCCCGATAATAATCAGATAAATTTACAGTGCTTTCTGTAAAGAGGTAACCAAGTATTCTCAAAATCTATAACTCACACATTATTTGAAACAAACGAAAGGAAATAAAATGTACCGTAATCAATTGTACACGTCTTATACACGGGCATACCCGAGGATTGGTTTTGCGTGTGAAAACCCTCTATtttgaaatggaaaaaaaaaattttgtatcatacatagaaatttttcgtagcttgaaatttgtcgcaaaaaatattttttttaaaaaagtttttaataAAGAAGTATGCTATTTTGCTTGCATATGTTTAAAGAATCAACTTGGGCGTGGTTACATTTTGTAAGTCCAATAACATGCTCTCCAGCCTCttaagaatataaaattttatatgtGCAAGTTAGATGAATTATAGGACCTTACTAGGGAAAACGGACGATATTCCTTGAgattttaatgttgcataatcCGTTAAAAAATTCTTCGGAGCCCATTTTTCATTCCAACATGATAATTTTGACAAAGCTTCTTTAATTGAAAAATTGTCTTCTTTTTCACAAATAAACAATCCAACAACAATATGACAAACATTGGTTTTGACACGAAGAAAAAATGTTCGGAGTGAAAAGTTACATGTTCTATGGCCAGCATCCACAAAACAAACTTCGTTGCCGTAAAGTGAAAGAAGACGTTTCTGCCAATGACAttgataaacaaataaaaagtttGTCCCATTTGCATTGTCGTTTTCCTGAAATATtggataatatttatttaattaaaattgactAAGTATAAATTTAAATCGTGTTTTTATTAGTAAATACAAGGTGATCAAAACAAGCAGAATCCAAAACTATGGAATAATCAGGGACGAGCAAAAAATCATGAGAtcgataaattttcaatttacaaaataCTCGCAAAACCATTTCAGCTtactgtttatatatatatttacccTAACAAAATAATTGGCATCTGAAGTCAATTCTTTGCATTTTTCTTCCAATGATGGTTCATCGTTCTGAACTTCAAGTAAAACATTGGCCTCTTCAGATTCTACTATCGCACTCTCCAAGGGACCCCCTTTGTGGGGTTGATTTATGTAAGAATTAGTATAATCCTTTGACACAACaatgtttatattattttccaCTTTCGAATCCTTGAGTAAATGGAATAGATATTTGCAGTCCTGTCAGagcaaataaaatgaaattacggataaaacattattatttGGAAACGAATAATCAATGAAATCGTACAACAAATTAggttactcccgtagtgtatgtaccaggttagggtgaagccataattttattccaattttagttctattacgagtttggggaccgtctgtgttagccaagtgaattccCCCTACCCGTAagtttcaatccctttacacaacttgatgtgaagtaggcgaacattagttacatccatattggtacacacacttctgaagcgcccaaaTTAATCTATGGCACTCAGCCAAATCACCACAATTAGGTGTCCGAGGTGATTTGGATTGAAGTAGAAgtgatttaaaattaaattttatgaatataaaaatactttACCAAAAATGGGTAATTACGTTTTAATATTCTGCATGgcaattattaataaaattttataattatttctagtttaaaataaaataccaaGCAAACATATACTACATCAGTATTCACACCTCTTTAATTATTGGATGACCTTTATGCTCCATTTTCGATGGCAGATAAATATGATATTCATGCTTGAAATCCCAGTCATACTTTGTATGAAAATTCTGAGCAGCTAGAGCACGATCCCACCTATTATCTTTCGATATCtgaatgaaaaatgatttttatttatgaatCTTACTAGAATTTGGATAATAAAAGAGTTCCATTATACGTCAGAGATCAACATCATAATTCGTTCTAattgttagaatattttagatttaaattttaaacagaTGTAGTGAAGCCATCATgctataatttttaattattcaaaaacaaagacatTCAGACTTCATTATAATGGGAAAGAACGAATGATCTGAGTAATAAAATactgtcaaaaaaaattattttgatcagACAAAGATGAAGAGAATTTTTTatcttcaaattcaaaattttaacaatGTATAACATCtctttttaccttcaagttcaaaattttaacaATGTATAACATCTCAACAGTCGCTGGACAGTTTTTCTTTTTCGTGGTTTGGAAATTTGTTCTTCTTTTAATTGAATAAGTTGGATCTTGCTGGTAAAAAGAAGTCAGAATTTGTTCActttataatactgtaatagtaGTATACCTAAGCACGAGTGTTAATTGAAAACCTGATTATGTTTATATTGATTGGcataaatttaccatttttaaaaactgaaaataattttccaaaaaCTTGAATCTGAACTACTTTTTAGTCCAAGAACGATAGAATGTCATATGGTGTACAGTAAACGAAGAATATATTAcgtaaaaagaaatattttctaaaatgattttatatttgaattttttctaattACTGAAATAGTTATATTAATACCTctgtattcaaaataatatcttagaaatacaaaaatatttgaaaacttacatttattttagtttcTTCCAATTTTCTCTTCTTTGCTTTTTGTAATCTATCGACATCTGGTCCTTGATGACAGGTGAAAAATTCTCTTCCAATGATAACATATGGAATTCCATCAAATTCAAGAGTAACACCTTTTGCTTTTCGGCCTCGAGATGACCAGGATAAATTTCTTTTAGATTTCATCACAATGTGAAATTCTTCAGGCTTTAGATACATTTTCCCTTGATGTTGTGTTTTTCTCCAACGATATGAACAAATGCTATTGAAATTTATGAATTTGTTCATCATATCTTCATAACTTTCGAAAGAATGTGGTCCAGATTTAGCATCGTCAACACATTGAACGGATTTTTTCATTGTTCCCATCTGCAGATCTAAGAACGGAAGTACAGCACTAGCCTATATCTGTATATCAGATAATAAGATAACGTAGTCCGTTAGTAAATATCTTCCTCGTTGTAATAGTATTAGCAAATGTATTTTATCCTTGGACCTCGATTTCAACAGGTCCACTGGCTAAAGTTTATAGTCTCTTTGGCTAAAATGGgcaaccctaaaatgcgggaaacgggaacgacgggaactacgggaaatgcactaaaatgcgggaacgacgggaaattgcaaaaactaaaatgcgggaactacgggaatgacgggaactacgggaaatttcactaaaaagcgggaaatttcacaaaaagcgggaatgacgagaaatcgctttaaggtacaggaaatattcattttggggTATGTTTAGGGGAAATAGTTCTAGAAAACGAAAGCAATGGTTAATATACGCTTGGGGGTGTATGTAcgtgaaaatttatctaaaatgcgggaacgacGGCAAATCGCGTTGAAGTACGGGAAATACTCATTTCAGAGTATGTTTAGAAGAAATTGCACTAGAAAATGGAAGCAACGGGAAATATACGCTTGGGTTGTGTGGAtacggaaatttcactaaaagatTCTAATAATATTCGGATTCGGATAATATGTATTCGGATAATATGTATGTTAGTACAATTACCCCGTACATGCACACTCAAGTATAAAcggcactccggaagtatgtgcaacaagatgacgcacaacctgaactctaacctggtatacatgctatgttcaggttgtgcgtcatcttgttgcacataatTCGGGAGCGCCGTATAAACTTGCCGTTGCTTTTGCTATTCAATGCAAAATTACCCCACACATactctaaaatacatatttcccaTACCCTAAAGCaaattcccgtcattcccgtcttttgtgaaatttcccgtagttcccgcaatttcaaattgacaaattcccgtcgttcccgcagttcccgttttttagtgcatttcccgtcgttcccgtttcccgcattttaaGGCCCTAATGACGGGAAAATTTACTAATAAGCGGGAGAATGTTACGAAATGCGGGAAAGAGGGGAAATTGCTCTCAGATAGGGAAAACATGCATTTTAGAGTGTATGTaggggaaatttcactaaatagcggggaatttcacacaaagtgggaatgacgggaaataGCTCTAAGATTGGGGAAATGGGCATTTTATTGTGTATGTACGGGAAATTGTACTAGAAGGCGAGAGCAACGGGAAATATACACTTGAATGTGTAGGTACAAGAAATTGTATTGAAAAGCGGAAATTACGGAAAATATTACTCATGAGTAGGAACTATGTGATATTTTGGGAAATTTCACTGAAACTTGGGTGGGTATAAGGGAAATTCTCTAAATAAGCGGCGATGACGGGAACAACGGTAATTGATGGCGATGACGGCAATGAAAAGCGAACGTATTGACAAATGACGGGGAGAGTCGGAAGAGTAAGAGCATcgcgtaaaaaataaataacatgtatttagctgttttatatagaaaattacaacaaaatatgTAAGTATTGAAAATAGCGGAAGAGCGGAAAATTGCGGAAAAGGCGGGAAGAGTAAGAATATCTCGGGAATGCGGAAAATAGGTATTTAggtgttttatatagaaaattgcaacaaaatacgTAAGTCTTGAAAATGGTGGGAAGAGCGGAAAATTGCGGAAAAGACGGGAAGAGTGAGAATATGGCGGGAATGCGGAAAATAAGTATTTAggtgttttatatagaaaaggGCAAAAAATACGTAAGTATTGAAAATAGCGGGAAGAGCGGAAAAATGCGGGAAGAGTAAGAATATCGCGGGAATGCGGAAAATAAGTATTCAggtgttttatatagaaaattgaaacaaaatacgTAAGTATTGAAAATGGCGGAAAAGGCGGGAAGAGTAAGAATATCTCGGGAATGCGGAAAACAAGTATTTAggtgttttatatagaaaattgcaacaaaatacgTAAGTATTGAAAATGGTGGGAAGAACGGAAAAGGCGGGAAGATTGAGAAAATCGCTATAAAACAGGAAGTTTATATTTAGGTGTTTTTATACAGGACATTACAATGAAATGCGAGATTCGGGAAGAACAAGAAATCTATGTACAGCATAAGATTCCTGCGGAAATCGTTTTTATTTCCACAACAGCAAGAAAAGCATCTTATAAAGTCAATTCATATGTAGCCTGCTAAGACATGGTAGGCTGCGCTTTCGAAATTGTCCAAGCTATGTAGCGCGCGTTTCATCTATCACGATTAATAAGtaaaagtttatttcgactccataaataaataaaaaccgaTTATGatatcaggagagcaaacaaaatctTAGATAAGGTTGAAAAcgcacagaatataagatggagggttttgccaagaagaagtggtacgtgtttactctcctaaaatatttcacacacgctcacacacacaaccatacagaagttataaagtaagaagaacatgataaattacatactggtagttaaaaaatatatatgaataaatgaaaaatcactggcaacaccatattaataaatttatattgttttccactgccGAATTGATCGATTTTATAAAtaggagtgaacagtaaagatgaatttttatgaaaaatatatcgccaagctgattattgTACACTTttgtggacataacgatcgtttcaatattatattattatttttcttttgcttggtcatgaaaaaatcgcttttctcttcgaatacttgactaattgttttgaaattttcagtggttaaagattaattttatcgccagaaggctatcacttttacttatttcaaaaatttctgtggacttcaagagattcgttttttatgtgtcagaataaaaaatagcgacactttgtgacgtgtccatatatttgagcacagctctcttgttatatttaatttaggGTAGGGCGATTGGGTAAAGGAATATATTGGTTACCAAGgtaaagtttttttaatttttagatattgacttctgcaaggataacGGAATTAGGATTGTTACTTAATTaacaggatcatttcttcattaaGTTATTATGACGCAATTGatgtcaattcaaatttatcgtggatgagacatcagcGAATTTTGTTGatgtagacaccatttatattcaataagctAGCCAATGAATTGATCATCACGAAACGACCTGAAAAACGgaaaataaatctgcgagtaatagaatattcaagggttacatattaGGAAACAACACTACCCTACCTACACTTTTGTTGagaagaaattattattttgagtagATATTGATCATTAGTTATTTATCTTTAAAACGCTAGTTGAAAGGCACGAGTTGAATTCTGGTTGGGATACAGGGTAAATTTCTCGCAAACCATGCTaaaactctcaaaccacactaACCATTTGCATGTTTCGTTAACTTTAACCACTTCTAATagtcatattttactgtgaACTTATCAGCGTAAACTTGGAGGGAGCTGACTCCGATGACTGCATGATCGTATCACTccttccagtctataccgaaagaagtgtattttttctttagccattatttattgttatgaatgtTTTTTCTGGTGCgcgaaataaaatctctctctctctctctgttgGCCTTCACGTTCATTTCACAGCAGAACCTTAACctagaataaaattttgtatacacacaagacaaatcatagaataccacaacaaattaaaaccAAGGGGATAATCCAATATATCTCTactggtcgcctaattacaataggaggtacaggagctaaactataccgtctacaaccctcataaggtATTACACCGCCCAAATAGAAACAAAGACCATGCATGTGTGATGTTAAAAGTTGGTTCATCGGTTGATTCGTTTGAAAAagggattattgatagcaagccgGGGAACGTccggttttcagtaaatcgttcaagaatataGCACATTGACGTTGACAAAGTCGTAAGAATTTATGTATCACTGCAAATGTCGCcaaattgcatttcaaaaaatgttgaaagttTTGGGAAGGGCCCATGGAATTTCGTTTCATCACATATAGTTGCATCATTGACTTAAGTGTATTTCACTATCTGTTGTTCGGAACAATTCAATTCGATCATACAACTTTACACTATATGAAAATTTTGCATTACAATCCATTGCGTTCCTATTTGATCTCTGAGGGTATTCGGTTAATTCCACTAAAATACCTTTAAAGAGAATCAGGAGGAAGATTCAGATTATAGGGAGCATTAAACCTATACTTGCATAAGACAATATTGGGCAACACCCTTCACACAAATAAAACAGCACTGAAATGATGCTAAGTTAACAGGAAATATCAATTCActgaataacaaaaatatacaagTAACACTCGTAATAAATTACGTAAAACAATGGAAGACGGTTTAGATCGCCAGCTAAAAAACAGCTaaatacatattatttattttttacgcgATGCTCTTACTCTTCCGACTCTCCCCGTCATTTGTCAATACGTTCGCTTTTCATTGCCGTCATCGCCATCAATTACCGTTGTTCCCGTCATCGCCGCTTATTTAGAGAATTTCCCTTATACCCACCcaattttcagtaaaatttcCCAAAATATCACATAGTTCCTACTCATGAGTAATATTTTCCGTAATTTCCGCATTTTAATACAATTTCTTGTACCTACACATTCAAGTGTATATTTCCCGTTGCTCTCGCCTTCTCGTACAATTTCCCGTACATACACAATAAAATGCCCATTTCCCCCATCTTAGAGcaatttcccgtcattcccactttgtgtgaaattcccCGCTATTAAGTGAAATTTCCCCTACATACACtctaaaatgcatattttccCTATCTTGGAGCAATTTTCCCTCTTTCCCGCATTTCGTAACATTCTCCCGCTTATTAGTAAATTTccccgtttcccgcattttagggccctGAATGTATAGGCCctaatatgtattttagagtATGTGTGGGTTAAATTTTCACTTAAGGACGAAAGCAACGGCAAGTTTATACAGTGCTCCCAAGTATGttcatcaagatggcgcacaacctgaaccaagtatgtgtaccaggttaaagctcaagttgtgcgccattttgttgCAAATACTTCCGAAGTGCCGTTTATTCTTAAGTGTGCATGTACGTAGTAATCGTACTATAATACATATTTCCTTTATCTTCGAGCGATTTTCCGTCATTCCCGCTTTCTGTAACATTTTCCCGCTAGTTATTAActtttcccgtcattcccgtttcccgcattttagggccctaaaatgcgggaactgcgggaacgacgggaaatgcactaaaaagcgggaactgcgggaacgacgggaatttgtcaatttgaaattgcgggaactacgggaaatttcacaaaa from Styela clava chromosome 14, kaStyClav1.hap1.2, whole genome shotgun sequence encodes:
- the LOC120340662 gene encoding uncharacterized protein LOC120340662, whose protein sequence is MGTMKKSVQCVDDAKSGPHSFESYEDMMNKFINFNSICSYRWRKTQHQGKMYLKPEEFHIVMKSKRNLSWSSRGRKAKGVTLEFDGIPYVIIGREFFTCHQGPDVDRLQKAKKRKLEETKINQDPTYSIKRRTNFQTTKKKNCPATVEMLYIVKILNLKISKDNRWDRALAAQNFHTKYDWDFKHEYHIYLPSKMEHKGHPIIKEDCKYLFHLLKDSKVENNINIVVSKDYTNSYINQPHKGGPLESAIVESEEANVLLEVQNDEPSLEEKCKELTSDANYFVRENDNANGTNFLFVYQCHWQKRLLSLYGNEVCFVDAGHRTCNFSLRTFFLRVKTNVCHIVVGLFICEKEDNFSIKEALSKLSCWNEKWAPKNFLTDYATLKSQGISSVFPKSTVNLSDYYREKEWSEWLCQEENCLRDSSIEILKLVRAIARTTSICSYEIAKKQLQQSSIWTESLVLQAYYNTVWQPVEDKWVQGFRDESKNILVLSKVGSEKENDWIKNSKLPDFCDLPVIRLFEVLVNEFFPESYKKYFDLNLRSSEGYRNYHESIPTFLHNRPRYLIEHIMKRVTSELQLSMNDIKTVLPNQFELRTQPGSHEFHSVFLGDDTTLPHCSCLDWNKHKLPCKHILWLITRFEGNGWDSLCPFYSKSPFFRLDDEVFLMRNENFSDICLENTDTKSKVNNCDGDYIITIFSEREVLTPTPISQRENVITKWNLILNGIQKVEDGEKLERLDVHFDDILAYLQENRINDCLNSV